In a genomic window of Desulfobacterales bacterium:
- the phoU gene encoding phosphate signaling complex protein PhoU — MEKRIRKQFTKELENVKKSILALGALVEERVQMALKAIDTNDSDLADKIIKTDYEIDEMEVEIEEECLKVLALHQPVAIDLRFIVAVIKINAELERIGDQAVNIAERVGVTAKSEQLDFYFDYATMGEKAQAMLKMSLDALINLDYDLAFKVVKLDDEVDRIKSEAYDKIKKEIGENPDKIGYLINLFLISRHLERLADHTTNIAEQVVYLIEGDIIRHAPYPQD, encoded by the coding sequence AGAAGAGCATTCTGGCCCTGGGGGCCCTTGTGGAAGAACGCGTCCAGATGGCCCTCAAGGCCATTGATACCAATGATTCGGATCTGGCGGACAAAATCATTAAAACCGATTATGAAATCGATGAAATGGAAGTAGAAATTGAGGAAGAATGCCTCAAAGTGCTGGCCCTGCATCAGCCGGTGGCCATTGATTTGCGATTTATAGTTGCCGTCATTAAGATCAATGCCGAACTGGAGCGCATCGGCGACCAGGCTGTTAATATTGCCGAGCGTGTCGGCGTTACCGCCAAAAGCGAGCAGTTGGATTTTTACTTTGACTACGCCACTATGGGAGAAAAAGCGCAGGCCATGCTGAAAATGAGCCTGGATGCGCTGATTAACCTGGATTATGATCTGGCCTTTAAGGTTGTAAAGCTGGATGATGAGGTTGATAGAATCAAAAGTGAGGCCTACGACAAAATTAAAAAAGAGATTGGCGAAAATCCCGACAAAATCGGGTACCTGATCAATCTATTTCTAATATCCCGCCATCTGGAGCGCCTGGCGGACCATACCACCAATATTGCCGAACAGGTCGTTTACCTGATTGAAGGTGACATCATCCGCCACGCACCCTACCCCCAGGACTAA